One region of Culex pipiens pallens isolate TS chromosome 2, TS_CPP_V2, whole genome shotgun sequence genomic DNA includes:
- the LOC120419161 gene encoding vanin-like protein 1, with translation MAGVVEFSSKDKQTATDSPAAYTSRTLTKYMELINSTTTLDILVFPEYTLNDIETATFVPNPFDEIAPCNHLLYDPIVRDLSCLATIRKLYLVVNLVEKAHCPEGYDWRACADNGLYHFNTNVVFDRQGVVIARYRKYTLFDEPGINTTIFSSRATFETDFGVEFGTITSFDVLFDEPAMELISSGVTDIILPAMWISGLPFLTGVQVQQAWAYRNNVNLLAAGASYPEVGSTGTGMYAGKRGRIVSVMNHNAETKLYVASVPKIGRPQAEVKKQPVIKYSPAQMSNLKMLRDPIDGYTTFELPLTKDEKFEASLCHERVCCKFTIDYELSAPITTQQFYRYRLAAFDGARSFQGFAESRVTVCAVLACTGTTLASCGTRFESGANTVPMVVFNSIELKETVDLEGSFLGEEKYMVLPTSLDTSILPLEVDEFEYSERDVTTDGKLIIETTHKLVKPRSDLYSFAIWGREVVQEFSSGAFASIGSTCLMFAAALFAIVLNNFN, from the exons ATGGCTGGTGTGGTAGAATTCAGCTCCAAGGACAAACAAACTGCGACAGATTCTCCTGCGGCGTACACTTCGAGAACACTAACAAAATACATGGAACTCATCAACTCTACGACAACTCTGGACATCTTGGTATTCCCGGAATACACTTTAAATGACATCGAAACGGCTACCTTCGTTCCCAATCCATTCGATGAAATCGCTCCCTGTAACCATCTGCTGTACGATCCTATCGTGCGGGATTTGTCCTGTCTGGCCACGATCCGTAAGCTGTACCTGGTGGTGAACCTCGTCGAGAAGGCCCACTGTCCGGAGGGTTACGATTGGCGGGCTTGCGCCGACAATGGGTTGTACCACTTCAACACCAACGTGGTCTTCGATCGTCAGGGGGTCGTAATTGCTCGGTATCGGAAGTACACGCTGTTTGACGAGCCGGGCATCAACACCACGATCTTCTCCAGTCGGGCCACGTTTGAGACTGACTTTGGAGTCGAATTTGGGACGATTACCTCTTTTGATGTCTTGTTTGACGAACCGGCAATGGAGTTGATTAGCAGCGGAGTTACGGACATAATCCTTCCGGCGATGTGGATTTCAGGGCTGCCTTTTCTCACTGGAGTCCAGGTTCAGCAGGCCTGGGCGTACCGGAACAACGTGAATCTGCTGGCGGCTGGAGCGAGTTATCCAGAGGTCGGAAGCACCGGCACTGGAATGTACGCTGGCAAGCGAGGTCGGATCGTTTCCGTAATGAATCATAACGCTGAAAC CAAGCTGTACGTGGCCTCTGTTCCCAAGATTGGCAGACCTCAAGCGGAAGTTAAGAAGCAACCTGTCATCAAGTACAGTCCGGCTCAGATGAGTAATCTGAAGATGTTACGAGACCCCATTGATGGTTATACTACATTCGAACTTCCACTGACAAAGGATGAAAAGTTTGAGGCATCCCTCTGTCACGAACGAGTGTGCTGCAAGTTCACCATCGATTACGAGTTATCTGCACCGATTACAACCCAG CAATTCTACCGCTACCGACTAGCGGCCTTTGACGGGGCCCGTTCGTTCCAGGGATTCGCCGAGTCCAGGGTTACGGTTTGTGCCGTTCTAGCGTGTACCGGAACCACGCTGGCGTCGTGCGGAACGCGGTTCGAAAGTGGCGCCAACACGGTCCCGATGGTGGTGTTCAACTCGATCGAGCTTAAGGAGACCGTCGATTTGGAGGGTAGCTTCCTCGGTGAAGAGAAGTACATGGTGCTGCCAACCAGTTTGGACACGAGCATTCTTCCGCTGGAGGTGGATGAGTTTGAGTACAGTGAGCGGGACGTCACAACAGATGG CAAATTGATCATAGAGACCACCCACAAACTGGTGAAGCCACGATCGGACCTGTACTCGTTCGCCATTTGGGGTCGTGAAGTTGTTCAAGAATTCAGTTCTGGAGCATTTGCTTCGATTGGCAGTACTTGCCTGATGTTTGCGGCAGCTCTTTTCGCAATAGTCctgaataattttaattaa